A section of the Rhizomicrobium sp. genome encodes:
- a CDS encoding ATP-binding protein, protein MTGNTSSGSAGHWSAARKSLDRLGAATARPWSSWAAGTAILIAGVVLVCLAALFVSVNITQLRKSFGWVGHTEEVLLQVEHVREALLQAEASGRAYVLGGGPAALATMQDARGEAASRMQALARLVADNPAQVDRLAVLHPLVATRLDRLARAPVTRPIQTRDPAEAARIAGRVRENEQLMATIRGRFDAMRNAELALLAARQKEADRRATGSIFFAILAGVFALGCGIWGFHLLLRARGEHRIREMRTELMHTQRLALMGQTASMLAHELNQPLAAASNYLAALRRLAMNSAAPMAPRMEDAAQKAHLQIQRAGGIVKRLRSFIDKRDTERSVESPAILIDDAVMLLGTLEEGVELKTLVEPSVPPVLIDRIQLQQVLVNLMRNAIEAMRGSPRRELVLRVLGKPDRMVEISLQDTGPGLPKEIAQRLFQPFVTSKKEGMGVGLSICHGIVTDHGGAIWAEPAPGGGTLFRFTLPTVEEREAA, encoded by the coding sequence ATGACCGGGAATACTTCCAGCGGTTCCGCCGGGCATTGGAGCGCGGCGCGCAAGTCTCTCGACCGGCTGGGCGCGGCCACCGCGCGCCCATGGTCGAGCTGGGCGGCCGGCACCGCGATCCTGATCGCCGGCGTCGTCCTGGTCTGCCTCGCCGCGCTGTTCGTCAGCGTCAACATCACCCAATTGCGCAAGAGCTTCGGCTGGGTCGGCCACACAGAGGAAGTCCTGCTCCAGGTCGAGCATGTCCGCGAGGCGCTGCTCCAGGCCGAGGCCTCCGGCCGCGCCTATGTCCTCGGCGGCGGTCCGGCGGCGCTCGCCACGATGCAGGACGCGCGCGGCGAGGCCGCAAGCCGGATGCAGGCGCTCGCCCGGCTCGTCGCCGACAATCCGGCGCAGGTCGACCGCCTCGCGGTGCTGCATCCGCTGGTCGCGACGCGCCTCGATCGTCTCGCCCGGGCGCCCGTGACCAGGCCGATCCAGACGCGCGATCCGGCGGAAGCTGCCCGCATCGCCGGTCGCGTGCGCGAGAACGAACAGCTCATGGCGACGATCCGCGGCCGCTTCGACGCCATGCGCAACGCCGAGCTCGCGCTGCTCGCGGCCCGGCAGAAGGAGGCCGACCGCCGCGCCACGGGCTCGATCTTCTTCGCGATCCTGGCCGGCGTGTTCGCGCTCGGCTGCGGCATCTGGGGCTTTCACCTGCTGCTGCGCGCGCGCGGCGAGCACCGCATCCGCGAGATGCGCACCGAGCTGATGCACACCCAGCGCCTCGCGCTGATGGGCCAGACCGCCTCGATGCTGGCGCATGAGCTGAACCAGCCGCTCGCCGCCGCGTCCAACTATCTGGCGGCGCTGCGCCGCCTCGCGATGAATTCGGCCGCGCCCATGGCGCCCCGCATGGAGGACGCGGCCCAGAAGGCGCATCTGCAGATCCAGCGCGCCGGCGGCATCGTCAAGCGTCTGCGCAGCTTCATCGACAAGCGCGACACCGAGCGCTCGGTCGAAAGTCCCGCCATCCTGATCGACGACGCGGTGATGCTGCTGGGCACGCTGGAGGAAGGGGTCGAACTCAAGACCCTGGTCGAGCCGTCCGTGCCCCCCGTCCTCATCGACCGCATCCAGTTGCAGCAGGTGCTGGTCAACCTGATGCGCAACGCGATCGAGGCGATGCGGGGCAGCCCGCGGCGCGAGCTCGTGCTGCGCGTGCTCGGAAAGCCGGATCGCATGGTCGAGATCAGCCTGCAGGACACCGGCCCCGGCCTGCCCAAGGAGATCGCGCAGCGCCTGTTCCAGCCCTTCGTCACCAGCAAGAAGGAGGGCATGGGCGTCGGCCTCTCGATCTGCCACGGCATCGTCACCGACCATGGCGGCGCGATCTGGGCCGAGCCCGCGCCCGGCGGCGGCACGCTCTTCCGCTTCACCCTGCCGACGGTGGAGGAGCGGGAAGCGGCGTAA
- the glyA gene encoding serine hydroxymethyltransferase: protein MDAHRRQLHSFDPDIDAAIAGEERRQADGVEMIPSENYTYPEVLAALGSVLTNKYSEGYPGRRYYGGQEFTDRIESLARDRACALFRAEHANVQPLSGSPMNQAAYFAFLEPGDTVLAMDLSHGGHLTHGAPVSHMGKVFKFERYKTGPGGAIDFDALMRRAKETRPKLVLCGYSSYPRDYDYALFKRVADEVGALTMADISHIGGLVAADAMRNPFDAGFDVVTTTTHKSLRGPRGGLILCKAEHAKKIDAAVFPGLQGGPHMNNVAGAAITFKKAAEPGFKDYARQILANAKALADALIAEGAVLVTGGTDNHLLVIDTVASFGIDGRAAEEALDRIGITTNKQVIPDDPRPPLRPSGIRLGTPACTTRGMDADDMRRIAGWMVSALRSPDDAAATEGTHAAVRDFCRGFPVPGIA from the coding sequence ATGGACGCGCATCGCCGGCAACTGCATTCGTTCGATCCCGACATCGACGCCGCCATCGCGGGCGAGGAACGCCGCCAGGCCGACGGCGTGGAGATGATACCGTCGGAGAACTATACCTATCCCGAAGTGCTGGCGGCGCTGGGTTCGGTGCTGACCAACAAATATTCGGAAGGCTATCCGGGGCGGCGCTATTACGGCGGGCAGGAATTCACCGACCGGATCGAGAGCCTCGCGCGCGACCGGGCCTGCGCCCTCTTCCGCGCCGAGCACGCCAATGTGCAGCCGCTGTCCGGCTCGCCGATGAACCAGGCGGCGTATTTCGCCTTCCTCGAACCGGGCGACACGGTGCTGGCGATGGACCTCAGCCATGGCGGGCATCTCACCCATGGCGCGCCGGTCAGCCATATGGGCAAGGTGTTCAAATTCGAGCGCTACAAGACCGGCCCCGGCGGCGCCATCGATTTCGACGCGCTGATGCGCCGCGCGAAGGAGACGCGGCCCAAGCTGGTGCTGTGCGGCTATTCCTCCTATCCGCGCGACTACGATTATGCGCTGTTCAAGCGTGTGGCGGACGAAGTCGGCGCGCTGACCATGGCGGACATCTCCCATATCGGCGGGCTGGTCGCGGCGGATGCGATGCGCAATCCGTTCGACGCGGGCTTCGACGTGGTGACGACGACGACCCACAAATCGCTGCGCGGGCCGCGCGGCGGACTGATCCTGTGCAAGGCCGAGCACGCGAAGAAGATCGACGCGGCGGTGTTCCCGGGACTCCAGGGCGGGCCGCATATGAACAACGTCGCGGGCGCCGCGATCACCTTCAAGAAGGCGGCGGAGCCGGGGTTCAAGGACTATGCGCGGCAGATCCTCGCCAACGCCAAGGCGCTCGCGGACGCGCTGATCGCGGAAGGCGCGGTGCTGGTGACGGGCGGCACCGACAACCACCTCCTCGTCATCGATACCGTCGCGAGCTTCGGGATCGACGGGCGCGCGGCGGAGGAAGCGCTCGACCGCATCGGCATCACGACCAACAAGCAGGTGATCCCGGACGATCCGCGCCCGCCGCTGCGCCCCAGCGGCATCCGCCTGGGCACGCCGGCCTGCACCACGCGCGGCATGGACGCGGACGACATGCGCCGGATCGCCGGATGGATGGTGTCGGCGCTGCGCAGCCCCGACGATGCGGCCGCAACCGAGGGGACGCACGCCGCGGTGCGCGATTTCTGCCGGGGGTTTCCGGTGCCGGGAATCGCGTAG
- a CDS encoding SDR family oxidoreductase encodes MTDRKAVFITGAASGIGLGTALRFAREGWFVGLADINAAGLRAALDAIGRENGATYLMDVRDTAAWTDALSVFAAASGGRLDVLLNNAGVASYGYIEEQSDEEIARQLDVNIRGVIAGARAALPYLKKTPGAQLINVSSCASLYGAPKLSVYAATKFAVRGLSEALDIEFARFGVGVKCIMPWFVDTPILDAGTKNSNEKMSDPLKEANVPVYTVEECAAVIWNSVGSKELKHIVGARGRQMAFITRFFPAIVRSQMAKAQREGKPLGS; translated from the coding sequence ATGACCGATCGCAAGGCAGTTTTCATCACGGGCGCCGCTTCGGGAATCGGCCTGGGAACCGCCCTGCGCTTTGCGCGGGAAGGCTGGTTCGTCGGCCTTGCCGACATCAACGCCGCCGGCCTCAGGGCGGCGCTCGACGCCATCGGGCGCGAGAACGGCGCGACCTATCTGATGGACGTGCGCGACACCGCCGCCTGGACCGACGCGCTCTCGGTCTTCGCGGCCGCCAGCGGCGGACGGCTCGACGTGCTTCTCAACAATGCCGGCGTCGCCTCCTACGGCTATATCGAGGAGCAGAGCGACGAGGAGATCGCGCGCCAGCTCGACGTGAATATCAGGGGCGTGATCGCCGGCGCCCGCGCCGCGCTTCCTTATCTGAAGAAGACGCCGGGCGCGCAGCTCATCAACGTCTCGTCCTGCGCCTCGCTCTACGGCGCGCCGAAGCTCTCGGTCTATGCCGCGACCAAATTCGCGGTGCGCGGCCTGTCGGAAGCGCTCGACATCGAGTTCGCCCGCTTCGGCGTCGGCGTGAAATGCATCATGCCCTGGTTCGTCGACACGCCGATCCTGGACGCCGGCACCAAGAACTCCAACGAGAAGATGTCGGACCCGCTCAAGGAGGCGAACGTGCCGGTCTACACGGTGGAGGAATGCGCCGCCGTGATCTGGAATTCGGTCGGCTCCAAGGAGCTCAAGCACATCGTCGGCGCGCGGGGCCGCCAGATGGCGTTCATCACGCGCTTCTTCCCCGCCATCGTCCGCAGCCAGATGGCCAAGGCCCAGCGCGAAGGCAAGCCGCTGGGGTCGTGA
- a CDS encoding acetyl-CoA C-acyltransferase: MSREAVIVSYARTGLAKSGRGGFNITPTMSMAAHAVKHAVERAGVDKDFVEDCYMGNVAHGGGNVGRLAALLAGLPLTTAGATINRFCSSGLNSIALAANSIKGDNAQCMVAGGVESISIPNPGMGAGNIDPQITQDYPAIFMPMIDTADIVAKRYNISREYQDEYSLESQRRMAAAQQSGKFKDEIVPMKTKMKSVDKATKEEKIVDYVVEKDECNRPDTTLEGLAKLEPVRGAGNFITAGNASQLSDGAAAVVLMEAKEAEKRGLQAMGRFMGWAAAGCEPDEMGIGPVFAVPRLLQRFGLKVDDIDLWELNEAFASQCLYSRDTLKIDPAKYNVNGGSIAIGHPFGMTGARLTGHVLMEGKRRGAKYAVVTMCIGGGQGGAGLFEVYN, translated from the coding sequence ATGAGCCGAGAAGCCGTCATCGTTTCCTATGCCCGCACGGGCCTCGCCAAGTCGGGCCGCGGCGGGTTCAACATCACGCCGACCATGTCGATGGCGGCGCACGCCGTGAAGCACGCCGTCGAGCGCGCCGGCGTGGACAAGGATTTCGTCGAGGACTGCTACATGGGCAATGTCGCCCATGGCGGCGGCAATGTCGGGCGCCTGGCGGCGCTGCTCGCCGGCCTGCCGCTGACGACGGCGGGCGCCACCATCAACCGCTTCTGCTCCTCGGGCCTGAATTCCATCGCGCTGGCAGCGAACTCGATCAAGGGCGACAACGCGCAGTGCATGGTCGCGGGCGGCGTGGAGTCGATCTCGATCCCCAATCCCGGCATGGGCGCGGGCAATATCGATCCCCAGATCACGCAGGACTATCCGGCGATCTTCATGCCGATGATCGACACCGCCGACATCGTGGCCAAGCGCTACAATATCAGCCGCGAATACCAGGACGAGTACTCGCTGGAGAGCCAGCGCCGCATGGCCGCGGCGCAGCAGTCCGGAAAGTTCAAGGACGAGATCGTCCCGATGAAGACCAAGATGAAGTCCGTCGACAAGGCGACGAAGGAAGAGAAGATCGTCGACTATGTCGTGGAGAAGGACGAGTGCAACCGTCCCGACACGACGCTCGAAGGTCTCGCCAAGCTCGAGCCGGTGCGGGGCGCGGGCAATTTCATCACCGCGGGCAACGCCAGCCAGCTCTCCGACGGCGCCGCCGCGGTGGTGCTGATGGAAGCCAAGGAGGCCGAGAAGCGCGGACTCCAAGCGATGGGCCGCTTCATGGGCTGGGCCGCCGCCGGCTGCGAGCCGGACGAGATGGGCATCGGCCCGGTCTTCGCGGTGCCGCGCCTTTTGCAGCGCTTCGGATTGAAGGTCGACGATATCGACCTGTGGGAGCTGAACGAGGCGTTCGCGTCGCAGTGCCTCTATTCGCGCGACACGCTGAAGATCGATCCGGCGAAGTACAATGTGAACGGCGGCTCGATCGCCATCGGCCATCCCTTCGGCATGACGGGCGCGCGGCTGACCGGCCATGTGCTGATGGAAGGCAAGCGGCGCGGCGCGAAATACGCGGTCGTGACGATGTGCATCGGCGGCGGCCAGGGCGGCGCGGGACTGTTCGAGGTGTATAACTGA
- a CDS encoding glutathione S-transferase family protein: MMRLYWSDVLSPRKACAVAKYLGAPVEYVYLDLPRAEHRTPAMLALNPSGKVPTLADGDRVVCEADAILCHLSDRTGADLWPADRAAQVDIVTWFSWAAHHFGRAGGALYFEHIIKPRFAIGPADPAVVAEAQAEFRRFAAVLDDHLRDRKWLLGERLSVADFSVAVTLPYAEEAQMPLNEFPAVCRWHDRLSELEAWRDPWPAR, translated from the coding sequence ATGATGCGGCTGTACTGGTCCGACGTCCTGTCGCCGCGCAAGGCCTGCGCGGTGGCGAAATATCTCGGCGCGCCGGTCGAATACGTCTATCTTGATCTCCCCAGGGCCGAGCACCGCACGCCCGCCATGCTGGCGCTCAATCCCAGCGGAAAGGTGCCGACGCTCGCGGACGGCGACCGCGTGGTGTGCGAGGCCGATGCGATCCTCTGCCATCTCTCCGACCGCACGGGCGCGGATCTGTGGCCTGCGGACCGCGCGGCGCAGGTCGACATCGTCACTTGGTTCAGCTGGGCGGCGCATCATTTCGGCCGCGCCGGCGGCGCGCTCTATTTCGAGCACATCATCAAGCCGCGCTTCGCCATCGGCCCCGCCGATCCGGCGGTGGTTGCCGAAGCGCAGGCCGAATTCCGCCGTTTCGCCGCCGTGCTGGACGATCATCTCAGGGATCGCAAGTGGCTGCTGGGCGAGCGGCTATCCGTGGCCGATTTCTCCGTCGCCGTGACGCTGCCCTATGCGGAGGAGGCGCAGATGCCGCTCAACGAATTCCCCGCCGTCTGCCGCTGGCACGACCGGCTGAGCGAACTCGAAGCCTGGCGCGATCCCTGGCCGGCGCGGTAG
- a CDS encoding SRPBCC domain-containing protein, whose protein sequence is MTSLTLIRRIKARPSIVFDALVTAQGIAQWWGPDAGPVLVAEADARVGGRFRVRFRMLDGSEHESTGEYLEVVRPERVRMTWRWTAGGADPGESVVEMVLRPIAGGTELTFTHARLADDESARSHGEGWSGALDKLEAIFEDGAEAMS, encoded by the coding sequence ATGACAAGCCTCACATTGATCCGCCGCATCAAGGCGCGCCCCTCCATCGTGTTCGACGCGCTCGTCACCGCGCAAGGCATCGCGCAATGGTGGGGGCCCGACGCCGGCCCGGTCCTGGTCGCCGAGGCGGACGCGCGGGTCGGCGGCCGGTTCCGCGTCCGCTTCCGCATGCTGGACGGCAGCGAGCATGAAAGCACCGGCGAATATCTGGAGGTCGTGCGCCCCGAGCGCGTGAGGATGACCTGGCGCTGGACGGCCGGCGGGGCGGATCCCGGCGAATCCGTCGTCGAGATGGTGCTGCGGCCGATTGCCGGCGGCACCGAGCTCACCTTCACCCATGCGCGGCTCGCCGACGACGAAAGCGCGCGCAGCCACGGCGAAGGCTGGAGCGGCGCGCTCGACAAGCTCGAAGCGATTTTCGAAGACGGAGCGGAGGCGATGTCATGA
- a CDS encoding metalloregulator ArsR/SmtB family transcription factor has protein sequence MNRAERLDRTFAVLSDSTRRAMLSRLEREEALSVSELARPYAIKLPAVMKHLDVLADAGLITRAKTGRTVTVRLQPRPMREAMDWLRRYERFWSPRLDRLAAYAEAQEAQARKEKK, from the coding sequence ATGAACCGGGCCGAGCGTCTCGACCGCACCTTTGCGGTTCTGTCGGACTCCACGCGCCGCGCCATGCTCTCGCGGCTCGAGCGCGAGGAGGCCTTGAGCGTCAGCGAACTGGCGCGGCCCTATGCGATCAAGCTGCCGGCCGTCATGAAGCATCTCGACGTGCTCGCCGATGCCGGCCTGATCACGCGCGCCAAGACGGGCCGCACGGTGACCGTGCGCCTCCAGCCCAGGCCGATGCGCGAGGCGATGGACTGGCTGCGCCGCTATGAGCGCTTCTGGTCGCCGCGCCTGGATCGCCTTGCGGCCTATGCCGAAGCCCAGGAAGCGCAGGCGCGAAAGGAGAAGAAATGA
- a CDS encoding helix-turn-helix transcriptional regulator → MPILVRLDVMLARRQVRSNELARAVGITESNLSLLKSGKVRGFRFSTLEAICRHLECQPGDLLEYVPDERQPRLKKAG, encoded by the coding sequence ATGCCCATCCTCGTCCGCCTCGACGTCATGCTCGCCCGGCGCCAGGTGCGCTCCAACGAGCTCGCCCGCGCCGTCGGCATCACCGAATCCAACCTGTCGCTGCTGAAGTCGGGAAAGGTGCGGGGCTTCCGCTTCTCGACGCTGGAAGCGATCTGCCGCCATCTCGAGTGCCAGCCGGGCGACCTCCTCGAATACGTGCCGGACGAGCGACAACCGCGGCTGAAGAAAGCCGGCTGA
- a CDS encoding DUF2975 domain-containing protein produces the protein MSNVVELPVVAPDTRASLLTYRSLKPLSRGLSILFTVFVGASLLWLAAAFVVIFFFADHVLLGASGGNVAFPHPPADMPGMVRFSTQPFVTRVAGLIDVVIGMIPVILVCWNLRGLFGLYARGVVFARENARHLKHIGVWLVTWPVAKLVANMLFQLAGGADKAWAQTIFLDSLVLGLIVFAIAQVMEFGREIEEEKDSFI, from the coding sequence ATGTCCAACGTCGTCGAGCTCCCCGTCGTGGCGCCGGATACGCGTGCCAGCCTCCTCACCTATCGCAGCCTGAAGCCGCTGAGCCGCGGTCTCTCGATCCTGTTCACGGTCTTCGTGGGCGCCTCGCTGCTCTGGCTGGCGGCCGCCTTCGTCGTCATTTTCTTCTTCGCCGATCACGTCCTTTTGGGCGCGAGCGGCGGCAATGTGGCGTTTCCCCATCCGCCGGCGGACATGCCGGGCATGGTGCGCTTCTCGACACAGCCTTTCGTCACGCGCGTCGCCGGCCTGATCGACGTCGTGATCGGGATGATCCCCGTGATCCTCGTCTGCTGGAATCTGCGCGGTCTGTTCGGGCTCTATGCGCGGGGCGTCGTGTTCGCGCGCGAGAACGCGCGCCACCTCAAACATATCGGCGTCTGGCTCGTGACCTGGCCGGTCGCGAAGCTCGTCGCCAACATGCTGTTTCAACTTGCGGGCGGCGCCGACAAGGCCTGGGCGCAGACGATCTTCCTCGATTCCTTGGTCCTCGGCCTCATCGTCTTCGCCATCGCGCAGGTGATGGAGTTCGGCCGCGAGATCGAGGAAGAAAAGGACTCGTTCATCTGA
- a CDS encoding serine hydrolase domain-containing protein — MDKIVTNPKGFSAEGLGEIVPTLAPIVEAGDLSGIVTLLWRHGEIAQLNTIGHRDIEKKLPMARDTLFRIASMTKPVTSIAALMLMEEGRFALSDPITEYAPEFKTVRVLEDPQGPLDKTVPAAREITFDDLFTHRSGLAYGFSSLGPIAHEYQRVLGDVLNHAGDPDEWMKALSTLPLLYQPGERFHYSHSTDVLGFLVGRIAGMPFRDFLMRRILGPLGMTDTDFYVPPEKRERAAVVYRLNAQKNVLEPLPFKQFDAPPAFCGGGGGLISTADDYLQFAKMMLNKGELNGTRLVSTATVELMCTNRLTSAQRAIPFLGMIPMWEGMGFGLGVSVIDAPEKLGFLGMGGVGSFGWPGAFGTWWQADPANDLIMIYLIQNAMPLEPGAMANLAAGQRMGGRLALPMFQRLTYDSLST; from the coding sequence ATGGACAAGATCGTGACCAACCCGAAGGGTTTCTCGGCCGAAGGCCTCGGCGAGATCGTGCCGACGCTGGCGCCGATCGTCGAGGCGGGCGATCTGTCGGGCATCGTCACGCTGCTCTGGCGCCATGGCGAGATCGCGCAGCTCAATACCATCGGCCACCGCGACATCGAGAAGAAGCTGCCGATGGCGCGCGACACGCTGTTCCGCATCGCCTCGATGACCAAGCCGGTCACCTCCATCGCGGCGCTGATGCTGATGGAGGAGGGCCGGTTCGCGCTTTCCGACCCGATCACCGAATACGCGCCCGAGTTCAAGACCGTGCGCGTTCTGGAAGACCCGCAGGGCCCGCTCGACAAGACCGTGCCGGCGGCCCGCGAGATCACCTTCGACGATCTCTTCACCCATCGTTCGGGTCTCGCCTATGGCTTCTCCTCGCTCGGCCCTATCGCGCACGAATATCAGCGCGTGCTGGGCGACGTGCTCAACCACGCGGGCGATCCGGATGAATGGATGAAGGCGCTGTCGACCCTGCCGCTGCTCTACCAGCCGGGCGAGCGCTTCCACTACAGCCATTCGACCGACGTGCTCGGCTTCCTGGTCGGCCGCATCGCCGGCATGCCGTTCCGCGATTTCCTGATGCGGCGCATCTTAGGGCCGCTCGGCATGACCGACACGGATTTTTACGTGCCGCCGGAAAAGCGCGAGCGCGCCGCGGTGGTCTATCGCCTGAACGCGCAGAAGAACGTGCTCGAGCCGCTGCCGTTCAAGCAATTCGATGCCCCGCCCGCCTTCTGCGGCGGCGGCGGCGGGCTGATCTCCACGGCGGACGACTATCTGCAATTCGCCAAGATGATGCTGAACAAGGGCGAGCTGAACGGCACGCGCCTCGTCTCAACCGCGACCGTCGAGCTGATGTGCACCAACCGGCTGACATCGGCGCAGCGCGCCATTCCCTTCCTCGGCATGATCCCGATGTGGGAGGGCATGGGTTTCGGCCTCGGCGTCAGCGTGATCGACGCGCCGGAGAAGCTCGGCTTCCTCGGCATGGGCGGCGTGGGTTCCTTCGGCTGGCCGGGCGCCTTCGGCACCTGGTGGCAGGCCGATCCCGCGAACGACCTGATCATGATCTATCTGATCCAGAATGCGATGCCGCTGGAGCCCGGCGCGATGGCCAACCTCGCCGCCGGCCAGCGCATGGGCGGCCGCCTCGCCCTGCCGATGTTCCAGCGCCTGACCTATGATTCGCTGTCGACGTAA
- the fabI gene encoding enoyl-ACP reductase FabI — protein MAFEGLMKGKRGLIMGVANSHSIAWGIAQALHDAGAELAFSYQGDLFRKRVVPLVEPLKPAALIDCDVSNQGSIDAAFDALRTRWDSLDFVVHAIAFSDKEQLKGRYVDTTPENFRMTMDISCYSFTAVAQRAEKMMTKGGAMVTLTYYGAEKVMPHYNVMGVAKAALEASVRYMAEDLGKRNIRVNAISAGPIKTLAFAGIADSRYILKWNELNSPLRRTVTIDEVGNTALFLLSDLGRAVTGECLHVDAGYHVVGMKAEDAPDIAVAKSDGA, from the coding sequence ATGGCTTTCGAAGGACTCATGAAAGGCAAGCGCGGCCTCATCATGGGCGTTGCCAATAGCCATTCCATCGCCTGGGGCATCGCCCAGGCGCTGCACGACGCGGGCGCCGAACTGGCGTTCTCCTACCAGGGCGATCTGTTCCGCAAGCGGGTGGTCCCGCTGGTCGAACCCCTGAAGCCGGCGGCGCTGATCGACTGCGATGTGAGCAACCAGGGCTCGATCGATGCCGCCTTCGACGCGCTGCGGACGAGATGGGACAGCCTCGATTTCGTGGTGCACGCCATCGCCTTCTCCGACAAGGAGCAGCTCAAGGGCCGCTATGTCGACACGACGCCCGAGAATTTCCGCATGACGATGGACATATCCTGCTACTCGTTCACCGCCGTGGCGCAGCGCGCCGAGAAGATGATGACCAAGGGCGGCGCGATGGTGACGCTGACCTATTACGGCGCCGAGAAGGTCATGCCGCACTACAACGTCATGGGCGTCGCCAAGGCCGCCCTCGAGGCGAGCGTGCGCTACATGGCCGAGGACCTCGGCAAGAGGAACATCCGCGTCAACGCGATCTCGGCCGGGCCGATCAAGACGCTCGCCTTCGCGGGCATCGCGGATTCGCGCTACATCCTCAAATGGAACGAGCTGAACTCGCCGCTCCGCCGCACCGTGACGATCGACGAGGTCGGCAATACGGCGCTGTTCCTTCTGTCGGATCTCGGACGGGCGGTCACCGGCGAATGCCTGCATGTCGATGCCGGCTATCACGTCGTCGGCATGAAGGCGGAAGACGCTCCCGACATCGCCGTCGCGAAGTCCGATGGCGCTTGA
- a CDS encoding histidine phosphatase family protein encodes MALEVRPGITLYFCRHGETEANVAKRFQGHTVDTPLTKKGLQQACDIAEIVRADVTDFAALDYVCSPLKRAQTTIGLIRRELGLPPDGFRTDARLVEIDLGAWDGLTDAEAAHRFPKEYAARAADKWNVFVPGGGENYAAVAKRVSDFVTGLERDTFAVSHGAATRILRGLFAGLDWRRMSALDEPQGCLFRVRGSEVVRLDLPSAR; translated from the coding sequence ATGGCGCTTGAGGTTCGCCCGGGCATCACGCTCTATTTCTGCCGCCACGGCGAGACCGAGGCGAATGTCGCCAAGCGCTTCCAGGGCCATACGGTCGACACGCCGCTGACGAAAAAGGGCCTGCAGCAGGCCTGCGACATCGCCGAGATCGTGCGCGCCGACGTGACGGATTTCGCGGCGCTCGACTATGTGTGCAGCCCGCTCAAGCGGGCGCAGACCACGATCGGGCTCATCCGCCGCGAACTGGGTCTGCCGCCCGACGGCTTCCGCACCGACGCGCGGCTGGTGGAGATCGATCTCGGCGCCTGGGACGGTCTGACCGACGCGGAAGCCGCGCACCGCTTCCCGAAGGAATATGCGGCACGCGCCGCCGACAAGTGGAATGTGTTCGTGCCGGGCGGCGGGGAGAATTACGCGGCGGTGGCCAAACGCGTGTCGGACTTCGTGACCGGATTGGAGCGCGACACCTTCGCGGTCAGCCATGGGGCGGCGACGCGCATCCTGCGCGGCCTGTTCGCCGGCCTGGACTGGCGGCGGATGTCGGCGCTGGACGAGCCGCAGGGCTGTCTCTTCCGCGTACGCGGCAGCGAGGTCGTGCGGCTGGATCTGCCGTCCGCACGATGA
- a CDS encoding histidine phosphatase family protein encodes MTDFRDLTLYVIRHGECEHNVAGRAASWDDSPLTVRGRGHARGNGATLKEVAGDLSGFDFFASPLHRTCTTMELVREAAGLPPTGYRADHRLMEIHFGDHTWMTREEIAAVDPELPGLDDKDDWDYVRPRGESWAGLHERVARFLPTLARDAVIVTHYGPARAIRAHYLGLTPEQTKRYKPPHAGIMRLSQGTEAFFGD; translated from the coding sequence ATGACGGATTTCCGCGACCTCACGCTCTATGTGATCCGCCACGGCGAGTGCGAGCACAATGTCGCCGGTCGCGCCGCGTCGTGGGACGACTCGCCGCTCACGGTCCGGGGGCGCGGGCATGCGCGCGGCAATGGCGCCACGCTCAAGGAGGTCGCGGGCGATCTTTCCGGTTTCGACTTCTTCGCAAGTCCGCTGCACCGGACCTGCACCACGATGGAGCTGGTGCGCGAAGCGGCCGGCCTGCCGCCCACGGGATATCGCGCCGACCACCGCCTCATGGAGATCCATTTCGGCGACCACACCTGGATGACGCGCGAGGAGATCGCGGCGGTCGATCCCGAACTTCCCGGCCTCGACGACAAGGACGACTGGGATTATGTGCGCCCGCGCGGCGAAAGCTGGGCCGGGCTGCACGAACGGGTCGCCCGCTTCCTGCCCACGCTCGCGCGCGATGCCGTCATCGTCACCCATTACGGCCCGGCGCGGGCCATCCGCGCGCACTATCTCGGCCTTACGCCGGAGCAGACGAAACGCTACAAGCCACCGCATGCCGGAATCATGCGATTGTCGCAGGGTACGGAAGCCTTCTTCGGCGATTAG